CGGCGCTGGCGGTCGTGCTCGTCGCGGCCGGAGCGGCGTTCGCGTTCCTGCGGCGATCGCCGCGCCTCGACGAGCGCACCGGCGCGATCGAGCCGCCGCGGATGACGCCGCTGGGCGTTGTGACGTCCCTGCGCCGTCTGCACGCGCAGCGCGCGGATTCGCTCGATCGCAAAACGCGCGACGCGCTGCTGACCGACATCCGCGACCTGGAGCTGAAGTATTTCGGGCCGGGCGCCGCGGTCGAGAGCAACGGCGATCTGCGCCCCGTGGTCGAGCGGTGGTCGCGCGAGCTGGCCGGGCCGTCGCGCGGCGTGTGACGAGATCCGGAACGACAACGCCCCGCGAGACAAGCTCGCGGGGCGCAGTGAGGTTGCGTGATGTCCCGGTGCGTTCAGCGACGACGGCGGGCGCCCGCGAGGAGCCCCATCCCGAGCAGCGCCGCGGCTCCGGGGGTGGGAACCGCGTTGAACTGGATGATGCTGAAGTTGCCCTGGAGACCGGTCGTGGCCTCGTAGCCGCTCTGCCAGGCGGCGCTGAAGAGCGATCCGTAGCCGGGCGTGCTGGTGATGAGCGCGTCGACGCTGCGCGAGGTCGCCGTGCTGCCTGTGTGACGGATCTCGACGAGGAGGTTTCCGCCGGTGTACACATACCCCGAGTCGAACCCGATGCTCGGGCCGAAGTCATTGGGGGTGACGCCCGAGGGGAAATCGCCCGCGCCGAACAGCAGCGAGCCGGAGCGCACCTGAGTCTGCGGGCCGACGACGTTGTCGGCGAAGGTGAGGCTGCGCGCCGAGGGATCGACGCTCTGGCTGAGATAGATGTCGTAGTTCGAGAAGAACGCGTCGCTCGTCGGCCAGGGGACCGTCGCGTTGGCCGGGATCCGGAACGTGAGCCCGGTCAGCTCGAGCCCGACGAGACTGGTGAGCAGCGACTCGTGCATCAGCAGCTGGTAGGTGCGAGCGGTGCTCGCCAAAGGCCCGACGAACACGCCGGTTCCGGGCGCGTTCTCATAGTCGCTCGGGACGACCTGGCGGATGTCGGCGTGCGCGCCGGTAGCGACAGCGCAAGCCATAAGTGCGGCGATCAGCTTCATTAGATCCCTCCTGTGTGTACCGCGGGTTTGCCCGCGGCGGACGCGTTTCTGAGCGCGCCTCCTACAGCGCGCTCGCTCCGAAGAATGACGCACGGGGCCTCCCGGCCCGCACCGCGCCGCCCCCCTGATGGAGCGACCAGACTATCGGACAGCCGGTGGATATGCAAGAACATTCCCCGGACGCACGCCGTCACCGCCGATTCCTCTAAACAATTGTGAAAAATGCACTTATGCCGATGTCCGCCTGGTCTTGCCCGATTTTTCATCACCACGCTGCTCGATTCTGCATCCCCCGAACGTGCACGACGTAATACTATGTGTCCCATAGTATGCGGAACACACCTTTGCGGGAGACCGTGCCGATGCGGATCGAAACCGAACTCATGCGCGGCGCCGGGCCCGTCGCGGTCCTCAAGCTCCTCGAGCGCGGCGAGATGTACGGCTACGAGCTCGTCGAGGCCCTCGAGCGGCGCAGCGAGGGCGTGCTCGCGATGGGCCAATCCACGCTCTACCCCATGCTCTACAACCTCGAGGCCAAGGGGCTCGTCGCCAGCGAATGGCGCGAAGCGGACTCGGGGCGCAAGCGAAAGTACTACTCGCTCACCAGCGCTGGGCGCGCGCGTCTCGCGTCGGACTCGGAGCAGTGGTCGGCGCTCGCGCAGGCGATGGCCTCGCTCGGGGTGATCCGGGGGAACCTCGCGAGCGGGAGGGCGCTGGCATGAGCACGACCGCTTCAGGCGCCGGGCGATCGCTGGACTGGCGACGCGTGCGCAAGACGCCCCTGCGCGACCTGCTGCGCGGGCGGGTGACGGGGCGGCTCGACGCCGCGATCATCGCGAGGGACGCCGGGCTCCCCGAGCGGCTGGCGTCGATCGTGGGCGTCACGGCCCGTCGCACGCGCCTGTTCAGGCGCGAGCGGGCTGATGTCGCGCAGGAGATCATCGACCACTTCCGCGACGGGCTCGACGCGGGGCGGACCGCGCAGGAACTCGTCGACTCGTTCGGAGACCCGCGCACCGCCGCTCGGCTGATCGGGCGGGCGAAGCGGCGCGATCGCGCCGTCGCCCTGCGCATGATGGTCGCGTCCGCGAAGGCGGCGGGGCTCGTCGTGGGCCTGCTGTTCCTTGTCTATCTCGGGTTGGCGGCGAGGTATCACACCACGAAACCAGGTCCGATCGTGGACTATCTCGCGATCCTCAACGCCCCGGCGGCGGCACTGCCGGAAGCCGATCGCGCGTGGCCGCTGTACCGGGAGGCGCTGCTCGGCTCCACGCTGCGCGCCGATCTGGCGAAAGCGGACAGCGCGATGCGCCCGGGGTGGCGCGACTGGGACAGCGTCGCCGGGTCGCTCCGCGCGAACGCCCCCTGGCTCAAGCGCCTGCGAGAGGGCGCCGCGAAGCCGGGGCTCGGCATGCAGGTGCACTACGGCGTGAGCGACGAGGACGCGGCGCTGTGGCCCGATCTCGCGGCAGCGCAGCCGGAGTCGACCGGCACGCTCGGCCTGATCGACATCCTCCTCCCGCAACTCGCCGAGCTCCGGCGCATCTCGGTGTGGTTCGTGCTGGACACGCGACTGGCTCGGGAGGATCGCGATGCGGATCGCGTCGTGGCGAACCTCGAGTCGCTTCTGGGCATCGCGGACCACGCGCGGCAAGTCCCCTTTCTCATCAGCGAGATAGTCGCTGTCACGATCGGGCGGCTCGCGTTCGGCGCGATCTCCGAAACGATCGCAAACGACACTGCACTGCTGTCGGACGCTGACCTCGCGCGACTCGCGCACCGGGTCAGCGCGTACCCGGGGGACGGTCGTCCGGTGGTTCGACTCGACACCGAGCGGGCTTTCTACTACGACTTCGTGCAGCATATCTACTCGCTCGACCGAAACGGCGACGGGCGGCTCGTGCCCGGTTGGCTGGAGCGGTACGACATGGCCATGAACTCCGCGGCGTACGCGAGCGCCGACGCCGCGGCTCGCGCCCAGGACGCGGCGTTCGGCCCGCTGCTGTCGGCGATCACGCTCAGTCGTAAGGAAGCGCTCGAAGCGTACGACGGTTCTCTCGATCGCGCGATCGCGTGGATGCAAACGCCGCCCTGGGAGCGTGAGGGGTTCGATCACTCCTCCATTCCGACCGAGTCGTTGCTCGGGCGTGCGCGGTATTGGATTCTGGAGTTCCTTCTGCCCTCTCTCGAGAACGCGCTCTTGCAGGGCGAGCAAGTCGAGACCAAGCGCGATGCGACCACCGTGGTCCTCGCGCTCGAGCTGCACCGGCGGCGTCACGGCGAGTGGCCAGCGTCGCTCGACGAGCTCGTGCCGGCGCTCCTGCCGCGCGTGCCGCGGGATCCCTTCGACGGCGGGCCGCTGAAATACGCGGTGCGCGACGGTCGCCCCGTGCTCTACAGCATCGGGAATGACTACATCGACGACGGCGGCGTGGCGCCCCTGCCGAGCGACCGACCGGCTGCGCCAGCGAACCCCTCGCAGTGGCGCTCTCGCGCGAGCGTGCAGAACCTGCTCGCGCAGGCCGATTCTCCCGGCGCGCGAGCGCCGTACAGCTGGGAGCGAGCGCCCGGCGTCGTCCGGGGGGATTGGGTGTTCTTCCCGCCCACCCCGCCCCGGCAGCCCTTGCCCGAGCCGCGCGCCGACCCCTTCGCCCCGGAGCCGTGATCGCGGCGCATCCCTCGAGCACGCCCGGCCATACCGGACCAAAGGCGAGCTCTCCCCGTCGCACGCAGGGTTTTTTCTTCCCTGCGCAGCCAAAATGCTGTACGCTCGGATGACCCCCGAGAGGCCGGCGCGCGCCCGGCTTCGGCTCCCCCACTGACAGAGGGCATCCGATGCGAAAGATCCACGGTCTCGTTCACGCGGTGACGCTCGCGGCGCTGGCCGGCGCGGCGATTTCCGCCCAGCCCGACGCACTCCCCGGCGCCTACGACAACGGCGATCAGTTCGTCCAGCACAACGGGGTCGTCTATCGGGTGCAGAAAGCCGTCGTCGACGGCGAGCCGGTGCGGACATTCCACCTTGGCGACCGCGCGTTCACCGACGCCGAGCTGCGCGCCATGGTCGCGGCGCAGGCGCCCAAGATCCTCAGCGACGACGCCTCGGCGCTGGCGGCGACCGCTCGCGCCGACGAGACGGTCCGGCTCGCGGTCATGCTGCGCCCCCAGCCGGCGTCGCCGATCGCGCGGGTCGCACGCGCCCGGATCGAGGGCGACCTTCGCACGCTCTCCCGCGCCGCGCTCGATGTGACGAGCCGGTTCCTGCCGCAGGAGCGGCTCGAGCCCGACGCGGAGCGCGCGTGGGTGGTCCCCGAGATCCCGCCCGACGCGCTGGCGGAGCGCAGGGCGTTCTCTCGCGCTCTCGACTCTTTGCTCGACGGGACTCGGCGCGAGATGGCGGCGCGCATCCACGAGGCGAACCTGCCCCACCAGCAGACGCTGGAGTCGTTCGTCGTTGACGCGCTGGGCGGGAGCGTCTACGCGCGCACGACGCACGGGATGAGCATGATGTTCGTCGAGATCCCGGCCGGCGCGATCGAGCGGCTCGCGGCGCACGAGCTCGTCGCGACCATCGATATCGACCACGCAGGCGAGCCCGAGCTCGACAACATGGCGATCTCGCTCGGGCTGACGACGGGATTCTGGGCCAACGGCATCACCGGCGGCGTGCACGACATCGGCGTGCTCGACACGGGCGTGCAGCAGAATCACCCGAACCTCTCCCCGCACAATTTCCTCAGCAACATGGGGACGACCGACACGGGCACGCACGGCACGGGCATGGCCGGCATCATGGCGTCGACGCACCCGACCTGGCGCGGGATGAGTTACGGGATCGACACGATCGTCGTGGCGCGAGCCGGCGCGATCGGCACCTCGATGCCCGGCATGAACTACATCGCGTCCACGGGCGTGCCCGAGGCGGTCAACTACTCGTTCGGCAACGGGACCGCGAGTTCGAGCGACTACAACACCACCGACCAGTTCTTCGACGGGACGATCCACACTTTCGGGTTCATGGTCTCGAAGTCCGCCGGCAACGGCGGGTTCGGCAGCGGCAACCCGACGATCACCCACCCGGCGCCGGCCTACAACCTGATGGCGACGGCGAACATGGACGACTTCAACAACACCAACCGTGCGACGCACCGCATCACCTCGTCCAGCAGCCGCGGGCCGACGGTGCTCGGGCGCAAAAAGCCCGACATCACCGCCCCAGGCAACAACTCGTTCTCGACCACTCCCAGCGGCGGGTTCGCGAACATCGGCGGCACGAGCAGCGCCGCGCCGAAGGTTGGGTCGGGGATCGTGCTTCTCTGGGACGCCGGCGTGACGAATGTGATGGCCGGCAAGGCGATCCTCATCAACACCGCCGACGCGATGAACGACAACGGGACCTCGAGCACCGCGGACGATGTCTATGTCGACGGTTCGCTGTGGAACCGGCGCTACGGCTGGGGCTACATGAA
This Phycisphaeraceae bacterium DNA region includes the following protein-coding sequences:
- a CDS encoding helix-turn-helix transcriptional regulator yields the protein MRIETELMRGAGPVAVLKLLERGEMYGYELVEALERRSEGVLAMGQSTLYPMLYNLEAKGLVASEWREADSGRKRKYYSLTSAGRARLASDSEQWSALAQAMASLGVIRGNLASGRALA
- a CDS encoding S8 family serine peptidase, with amino-acid sequence MRKIHGLVHAVTLAALAGAAISAQPDALPGAYDNGDQFVQHNGVVYRVQKAVVDGEPVRTFHLGDRAFTDAELRAMVAAQAPKILSDDASALAATARADETVRLAVMLRPQPASPIARVARARIEGDLRTLSRAALDVTSRFLPQERLEPDAERAWVVPEIPPDALAERRAFSRALDSLLDGTRREMAARIHEANLPHQQTLESFVVDALGGSVYARTTHGMSMMFVEIPAGAIERLAAHELVATIDIDHAGEPELDNMAISLGLTTGFWANGITGGVHDIGVLDTGVQQNHPNLSPHNFLSNMGTTDTGTHGTGMAGIMASTHPTWRGMSYGIDTIVVARAGAIGTSMPGMNYIASTGVPEAVNYSFGNGTASSSDYNTTDQFFDGTIHTFGFMVSKSAGNGGFGSGNPTITHPAPAYNLMATANMDDFNNTNRATHRITSSSSRGPTVLGRKKPDITAPGNNSFSTTPSGGFANIGGTSSAAPKVGSGIVLLWDAGVTNVMAGKAILINTADAMNDNGTSSTADDVYVDGSLWNRRYGWGYMNLGRAYLNVNNVFLSSVTGRNAAQPYRFYAGPMQPFDKATLVWERHVAYNGATFPTQIESLSDLDLWAYRELTNAGIAASTSSIDNVEQLHNTQAQPVSSVVLKVSAFGNFDPDVPNEAFALATPSGFSARVGPSLGSVTHLAPTLPAGQTATLKVSVQNIGDLTAHSVSAALASQAGFTVLSGPVPASVASVSPGASATFEWQVITPSAPNSYLLQVSTSTTSYGETITGSPRFSVAVGGCPGDSNGDGVVNFSDLNAVLTSFGATGAPGSLTGDVNGDGVVNFSDLNLVLSNFGLDCN